CAGGATCGCCACGTGCTGCACCGACTGGGCCGCGTCGATGCGCGGCTCCGGTGCACCCGTGATGGGGAGATCCAGGCCTTTCTTGACTTCGATCATAGTCTCGCCCAGTTGATGGATCGGATATACGAAGAATTAGGGGTTCGAAAAATTCGAATTTCTTGGTATCCGCTCAGTTATTACCAGTCGGGTCCGAGCCGCACTCGAACCACCCCAAAAATCCACCGTATTATAAAGATAAGCGCGGCCAATGACCACATCCGGCCGGCCTGCCAAAGGTGGTAGGAAGCCGCGCCGCCTGCCCTCTCACCAACGCAGAACGCCACCCGGAGGTGGCGTTCTGCGCAGCCATGGCGGGAGCCGCCGGAAGGGCTGTCAGCCGGCTTCGTGGGGCAGCTTGAGGAAGCTGACGTGGGAGACGTGCTGCAGCAGGCGAATGACCTGGCAGCTATAGCCGAACTCGTTGTCGTACCACACGTAGACCACGGCGTGGTTGTCGCTGGCGATGGTGGCCTTGGCATCGACAATGCCAGCCTTGCGGTTGCCGACGAAGTCCGACGACACCACTTCGGCGGAATCGACAAAGTCGATCTGCTTCTGGTAGGCCGAGTGGATGGACATGTCGCGCAGGTAGTCGTTGAGCGACTCGGCATCGACGCCCTTTTCCAGAGTCAGGTTGAGAATCGCCATGGAGACGTTGGGCGTGGGCACGCGGATGGCGTTACCGGTCAGCTTGCCCTCTAGCTCGGGGAGCGCCTTGGCCACGGCCTTGGCCGCGCCGGTTTCGGTCAGCACCATGTTGAGCGCGGCGCTGCGCCCGCGGCGGTCGCCCTTGTGATAGTTGTCGATCAGGTTCTGGTCGTTGGTGTAGGCGTGCACGGTTTCCACATGCCCGGTGGCAACGCCATACTCGTCGTTGATCACCTTGAGCACCGGCACAATGGCGTTGGTGGTGCACGACGCCGCCGAGAGAATCTGATCGTCTTCCTGGATATCGCCGTGGTTGATGCCGTAGACGACGTTCTTGATATCGCCCTTGCCCGGCGCGGTGAGAATCGCCTTGGCGGCCCCCTTGCACTCCAGGTGCTGGCCGAGGCCTTCCTCGTCGCGCCAGATGCCGGTGTTGTCCACGATCACCGCGTTGTTGATACCGTAGTCGGTATAGTCGATCTCGCTCGGCGAGTCGGCGTAGATCATCTGGATGACGTTGCCGTTGACGGTCAGCGTGCGCGTCTCGACGTCAACGTCAATGGTGCCTTCAAAGGGGCCGTGCACGGAGTCCCGGCGCAGAAGGCTCGCGCGCTTTTCCAGGTCCTTGGCCACGTCGCCGCGACCGCGTACGACGATGGCGCGCAGGCGCAGCAGGTTGCCGCCGCCGGCCTTTTCGATCATCACCCGGGTCAGCAGCCGCCCGATCCGCCCGAAGCCGTAAAGCACCACGTCCTGGGGCTCGCCGGTGCTTGCGCCCGGCTGGTAGGCGTCGACGATCTCGTGCAGCTCACGCCGCAGATACGCCTCCACGTCGCCGCCGCCCTGACGCTTGAAGTTAACCGCCAGCTTGCCTACGTCGACGTGGGCCGGACCCAGGCTCAGCTCGCTCATCGCCCGGACGATGGGGAAGGTGTCTTCCACGGTCAGCTCGGTGCCTTCGATTTTGCGCACGAAGCGGTGATCTTTCAGAATACGGATCACCGACTGCTTGATCAGCGAGCGGCCGAACATGGTGGCGACGACGTTGTTTTGGCGATACAGGCGCCCCACCAGCGGAATCATCTGCTCGGCCAGGGCTTCGCTGCTCTGCCATTCCCGGAAAACGTTATCAAGCATTGGCTGACTCACGTGCGACCTCTTTGGGTAATGAAGGGAGTTCGTGCGGGTATTATCCCGACCTGGCGAGGGTATCGCAATCACAGGATGGTCGCAGCGCCTGTAAACCGGTTACACCGTAGCTGCTCTACCTGGAAACGCACTGATCGACGCCGGAAGGCCGTGCCCGACCGGCGGATCGTGTATGATCGGGGCTTTCGTTTTTCCGCGCTCACCCGCCAACTGATATCGACTATGCCGACTTTCTCACTGCTCGAACCGCCAACTCCTCAGGGCACCCGCGAGACGCTGTACTGGGCCTCGCCGCCGGGCAGCGCCGCCGCCCTGGCGCTGGCCCGAGCAGCCGGGCAGGCTCCGCTGCTGGTCATCACCCCAAGCACCGCCAGCGCCCAGCGCCTGGAACAGACGCTGGCCTTTTACAGCGACGTGCCGGTGCTGCCCTTCCCCGACTGGGAAACGCTGCCCTACGACAGCTTCTCCCCGCACCAGGATATCGTCTCGGCCAGGCTACGCACCCTGCGAAGCCTCCAGGACGGCGTGCACGGCATTGTGCTGGTGCCAATCAACACACTGATGCAGCGCCTGCCGCCGGTGGACTACGTCGCCGGGCGGGTGCTGACCCTGGCCGCCGGCGACACTCTGGACCGCGAGCAGCTGCGCGAAGCGCTTACCCGGGGCGGCTATCGCGCGGTGGAAACCGTCTTCGAGCCCGGCGAGTACGCCATCCGCGGCGCGCTGATCGATCTCTACGCCATGGGCATGGAGCAGCCCGTGCGCATTGACCTGTTCGACGACGAAATCGACTCTCTGCGCTATTTCGACCCCGGCACCCAGCGCTCCAGCGAAAAAGTGGCGCGGGTAGAGCTGCTCCCGGCTCATGAATACCCGCTGTCGCGCAGCGCCATCGCGCATTTTCGCGAGCAGTTTGAAACCCTGTTCGACGTCGATCCGCGCCAGTGCCCGCTATACAACGACGCGCTCAGGGCCATCCCCTCGCCGGGGCTAGAACAGTACCTGCCGCTGTTTTTCGAGCATACCGCCTCGCTTTTTGACCACCTGACGGACGCTACCCGGGTGGCCCTGCTCCCCGGCGTCTTCCACGCCGCCGAGCAGCACTGGGAGGCCATCGAGGCGCGCTACGCCAACCTTGGCGTGGACCCCACGCGCCCGCTTTTGCCCCCCCATCGGGCGTTCTGGCCGGTGAGCGACATCTTTGCCGCGATCAAGCAGCGCCCGCGCCTCGAGCTGACCGATGAAAACGATCATCCCCACGCCCGGACGCCGGATGCGCTGGCGCTGCCCGACGTCGCCATCAACGCCCGCAGCCACACGCCGCTGGCCGCGCTCGAGCATTTCCTCGCCCGGCACCCGGACACGCGCATCCTTTTTGTCGCCGAATCCCGAGGGCGGCGCGAAGCGCTGGAAGAGCTGCTGGCACCGCTGTCGCTGGCGCTGCCCCACGTCGAGGGCTTTGACGCCTTTCTCAGCGGCGACGCGCCCTATGCGCTGACCGAAGGTCAGGTGGAGGCCGGCCTGTGGCTGGGCACGCCGGACATTCTGGTGCTGACCGAAACCGAGCTGTTCGGCGAGGTCGTGCGCCAGAGCCGGCGCCGGGAGAAGGCCACCGACGACGACGATTTTGCCGTGCATCATCTGTCCGAGCTCAAGGCCGGTGCGCCGGTGGTGCACCAGGCCCACGGAGTGGGTCGCTACCTGGGGCTTGAAGCGCTCGAAGCCGGCGGCCAGGCCAGCGAATTCCTCGCTCTGGAATACGCCGGCGGCGCCAAGCTTTACGTTCCCGTGGACAACCTTCACCTGATCTCGCGCTATAGCGGCGTCGACGACGAGCTGGCTCCGCTGCACAAGCTGGGCACGGAGCAGTGGAACAAGGCGCGCCGGAAGGCCGCCGAGAAGATCCGCGATACCGCCGCCGAGCTTTTGGACATCTACGCCCGCCGCGAAGCCCAGCAGGGCGTGGTGTACGACGCGCCGGACAGCGACTATCAGCGCTTT
This DNA window, taken from Halomonas piscis, encodes the following:
- a CDS encoding glyceraldehyde-3-phosphate dehydrogenase, translated to MSQPMLDNVFREWQSSEALAEQMIPLVGRLYRQNNVVATMFGRSLIKQSVIRILKDHRFVRKIEGTELTVEDTFPIVRAMSELSLGPAHVDVGKLAVNFKRQGGGDVEAYLRRELHEIVDAYQPGASTGEPQDVVLYGFGRIGRLLTRVMIEKAGGGNLLRLRAIVVRGRGDVAKDLEKRASLLRRDSVHGPFEGTIDVDVETRTLTVNGNVIQMIYADSPSEIDYTDYGINNAVIVDNTGIWRDEEGLGQHLECKGAAKAILTAPGKGDIKNVVYGINHGDIQEDDQILSAASCTTNAIVPVLKVINDEYGVATGHVETVHAYTNDQNLIDNYHKGDRRGRSAALNMVLTETGAAKAVAKALPELEGKLTGNAIRVPTPNVSMAILNLTLEKGVDAESLNDYLRDMSIHSAYQKQIDFVDSAEVVSSDFVGNRKAGIVDAKATIASDNHAVVYVWYDNEFGYSCQVIRLLQHVSHVSFLKLPHEAG
- the mfd gene encoding transcription-repair coupling factor, which gives rise to MPTFSLLEPPTPQGTRETLYWASPPGSAAALALARAAGQAPLLVITPSTASAQRLEQTLAFYSDVPVLPFPDWETLPYDSFSPHQDIVSARLRTLRSLQDGVHGIVLVPINTLMQRLPPVDYVAGRVLTLAAGDTLDREQLREALTRGGYRAVETVFEPGEYAIRGALIDLYAMGMEQPVRIDLFDDEIDSLRYFDPGTQRSSEKVARVELLPAHEYPLSRSAIAHFREQFETLFDVDPRQCPLYNDALRAIPSPGLEQYLPLFFEHTASLFDHLTDATRVALLPGVFHAAEQHWEAIEARYANLGVDPTRPLLPPHRAFWPVSDIFAAIKQRPRLELTDENDHPHARTPDALALPDVAINARSHTPLAALEHFLARHPDTRILFVAESRGRREALEELLAPLSLALPHVEGFDAFLSGDAPYALTEGQVEAGLWLGTPDILVLTETELFGEVVRQSRRREKATDDDDFAVHHLSELKAGAPVVHQAHGVGRYLGLEALEAGGQASEFLALEYAGGAKLYVPVDNLHLISRYSGVDDELAPLHKLGTEQWNKARRKAAEKIRDTAAELLDIYARREAQQGVVYDAPDSDYQRFAASFPFEETPDQEAAINAVVNDLTAPQPMDRVICGDVGFGKTEVAMRAAFLAVQSGRQVVVLVPTTLLARQHFENFRDRFADTAVTLGLLSRFTGGKGATEALEKVKSGQTDIVIGTHKLLSKSVELPHMGLLIIDEEHRFGVAQKEKLKTLRAEIDILTLTATPIPRTLNMAMSGIRDLSIIATPPARRLSVKTFVQQRADGVIKEALLREILRGGQVYFLHNEVKTIDTAAEKIRELVPDARVAVAHGQLPERDLERVMSDFYHRRFNVLVCSTIIESGIDVPSANTIVIERADKFGLAQLHQLRGRVGRSHHQAYAYLLTPPPKAMTRDAVKRLEAISASDDLGAGFTLASHDMEIRGAGELLGDEQSGQMEAIGYTLYMEMLDRAVKAIRAGKTPNLEAPFDSGVDISLNLPALIPDDYIHDVQQRLVMYKRIANTQSDDELRELQVELIDRFGLLPEPLKHLIRQTRLRQRAEPLGISRLEAGETRGRIIFAADTRVDPMTLVSLIQQAPDTYRLDGSDTLRFTLPMESAEARFEQVESLLHTLNQKPPAP